The window CGTCGGCGTCGACTTCGACGGTGGTGCTGTCCTTTTCGGACAGGAGCGGTTCGTACACGTCGTCACGGCTGAATCGGGCTTGGTCGAAGTTCATCAGGCTACCTCCTCGAAGGCCGCGACGAATTCGTCTGCGGCGTCGGCGTTCGCCTCGGTGATACAGACCTGGATGTGGTGGTCGTCGAGTGCGTGGACCGCGAACCCGCGACCCGCGAGGTCGTTCGTAATCGCCGGTGCGGGTTGGTCGGTGTAGACGACGAACTCGCGGAAGTGGTGCCGGTCGTGGACCGGAGCCTTCACGCCCGAGAGGTCGTCGAGACGCTCGGCGAGGTCACGGGCCTCGGTGACAGCGTCTTTCGCAACGCCGACGAGGCGGTCCGGGCCGAGCCACGCGATGTGCATGGCAGTTCGGAGCGCCACCCACGCCTGATTCGTACAGATGTTCGACGTGGCTCGCTCTTTGCGGATGTGCTGTTCGCGGGTCTGGAGCGTCAGCGTGAACGCTCGCATGTCTTCGGAGTCCTCGGAGACGCCGACGAGGCGGCCCGGAACCTGTCGAAGGTACTCTTCACGAGTCGCGAAGATACCGAGGCCCATGCCGTAGGCCGACCCGATACCGAGTGCACCTGCTTCGCCGACGACGACGTCGGCACCGACGCTCGCGGGTTCTTGCAGGAGTGAGAGGGCGACGACGTCGCTTCCGAGACAGAACAGTGCGTCGTTCTCGTGGGCGATGTCGCCGATGTCGGCGAGTCGTTCTTCGATGACGCCGCGGACGGTCGGACTCTCGGCGTAGACCATCACCGTCTCGTCGTCCACGAGGTCAGAGAGGGCGTCG is drawn from Haloferax litoreum and contains these coding sequences:
- the gcvPA gene encoding aminomethyl-transferring glycine dehydrogenase subunit GcvPA, with translation MTAGNGRRVGSPYAPHTDADEAAMLDAIGVDSVEDLFDIPADVRFDDEFGIDSTDERELRQSLADLFARNEELTEFLGRGHHAHYVPALVDDLSRRSEFLTSYTQYQPEIAQGFLQVLFEYQSMLVELTGLPVANCSMYDAATALAEAALLANRLRRGASGHRVLVPEHLHEGRLGVLENYLDGADMEIGEYPMDDGAVDVDALSDLVDDETVMVYAESPTVRGVIEERLADIGDIAHENDALFCLGSDVVALSLLQEPASVGADVVVGEAGALGIGSAYGMGLGIFATREEYLRQVPGRLVGVSEDSEDMRAFTLTLQTREQHIRKERATSNICTNQAWVALRTAMHIAWLGPDRLVGVAKDAVTEARDLAERLDDLSGVKAPVHDRHHFREFVVYTDQPAPAITNDLAGRGFAVHALDDHHIQVCITEANADAADEFVAAFEEVA